A stretch of Polypterus senegalus isolate Bchr_013 chromosome 5, ASM1683550v1, whole genome shotgun sequence DNA encodes these proteins:
- the LOC120529576 gene encoding C-C chemokine receptor type 3-like, which translates to MQNMDTAWDTTFSPDYSFNTLETENFSGPIVLLCEEDIQTTRLMATFTSGFFIMYSFLGLFGNGLVLLVVIKYEDLKKVTNIFILNLAISDMVFAFTLPFWAVYHVHHWIFGHVMCRLISGMYFTGFYSCIMFLTAMSFERYLTVVHAKAPKLKKRLWFAHLAAGIVWLFSLAGGIFEMIKSSALESFDGRILCEEHIQNNPELAIQLKNNMLNLVGYYLQNIFFFLVPLIIIIYCYCRILQTVRMCRTQKKFKVVKLIFAIVLAFFLCWAPYNLTLLLLSLRELDIGFLTECHIYKNLTYSLIICRNIACFHCCVNPLFYMCAQNFRQSLLNLLCRGSHSQCDRKVNQRSHESGECSKPATREGQTLSMDLI; encoded by the coding sequence ATGCAAAACATGGACACTGCATGGGACACAACTTTCAGTCCTGACTATTCTTTCAATACATTGGAAACTGAAAACTTCAGTGGACCCATAGTACTACTTTGTGAGGAAGACATACAGACAACAAGACTAATGGCTACATTCACCTCAGGCTTTTTTATCATGTATTCTTTTCTTGGTCTTTTTGGAAACGGCCTGGTTTTGCTGGTTGTGATAAAGTATGAAGACTTGAAAAaggtaacaaatatttttatattaaacttgGCGATATCTGACATGGTGTTTGCGTTCACCCTCCCATTCTGGGCTGTCTACCATGTGCACCACTGGATCTTTGGACACGTAATGTGCAGGCTAATAAGTGGAATGTATTTTACTGGATTCTACAGCTGCATAATGTTTCTGACAGCAATGTCTTTTGAACGTTACCTGACAGTTGTTCATGCAAAGGCTCCTAAGTTGAAGAAGAGGCTGTGGTTTGCACACTTGGCAGCTGGAATTGTGTGGTTATTCAGCCTAGCAGGAGGAATCTTTGAAATGATAAAGTCCAGTGCACTAGAAAGTTTCGATGGCAGAATCCTATGTGAAGAGCACATACAGAACAACCCTGAATTGGCCATTCAACTGAAAAATAACATGTTGAACTTAGTGGGATATTATCTccaaaatattttcttctttttagttcCATTAATCATTATTATCTACTGTTACTGTAGAATTTTACAAACTGTTAGAATGTGCAGGacacaaaagaaatttaaagttGTGAAGCTCATTTTTGCCATTGTCCTGGCATTTTTTCTGTGCTGGGCACCCTACAACCTAACTCTGCTACTTTTGTCTCTCAGAGAGTTAGACATTGGTTTCTTAACGGAATGTCACATATATAAAAACCTAACATACTCACTTATAATCTGTCGTAATATTGCCTGTTTTCACTGCTGCGTTAACCCATTATTTTACATGTGTGCTCAAAATTTCAGACAGTCTTTACTTAATCTGCTTTGTAGAGGTTCACATTCGCAATGTGACAGGAAAGTGAATCAAAGGAGCCATGAGAGTGGCGAGTGCAGCAAGCCAGCTACTCGAGAAGGACAAACCTTATCAATGGATTTaatataa